Below is a genomic region from Dechloromonas denitrificans.
GGAATATCAGAATCATCTGGAAGAACTGGTGGCGACGCGCACGCGAGAGCTCGCCAGCGCCAATACGGCGCTGGAAAACGACAGACGCGAGCTGGAACAATTACTCGCCAAGGTCGAAGAAGCCCAGCAACAATTGCTGCAATCGGAAAAAATGGCGGCCATCGGCCAACTGGCAGCCGGCGTTGCGCACGAAATCAACAATCCGGTCGGCTTCGTCAATTCCAACCTGTGCACACTCAAGAACTACAGCACCAGCCTGTTTTCAGTCATTGAGTCCTACGAGGCAGGCGATCCGGCCAAAATCGAGCTGGCCCGCCAGCAAGCCGACCTCGATTTTCTCAAGGATGATCTGCCATCGCTTCTCGCCGAGTCGCAGGAAGGGCTGGTTCGCGTCACCAAGATTGTTCAGAACCTCAAGGACTTCTCCCGGATTGACCAAGCCGAACACCAGCAAGCCGACCTGAATGCCGCCCTGGAAAGCACGCTGAATGTGGTCTGGAACGAATTGAAGTACAAGGCTGATGTGATTCGCGAATTGGGTGCGATTCCTGCGGTCGACTGCGTTCCAGCCCAAATAAACCAGGTGTTCATGAACCTGCTGGTCAATGCAGCGCAATCGATTCCCGAACGTGGGCAGATTCACGTTCGATCCGGCAGTGAGAACAGCCACGTCTGGTTTGAAATCGAAGACAACGGCATCGGCATGAGCGAAGAAATCCGGCGTCGTATTTTCGAGCCGTTTTTCACCACCAAACCCGTCGGCAAAGGCACCGGGCTCGGCCTGTCCATTTCGTATGACATCATTGTCAAAAAACACGGGGGACGCATGGATGTGCGCAGCGAACCCGGCAAAGGCAGTTGTTTCCGCATCTGGCTACCGCTCACCTTCGGAGAGCACTGAGTAGGGCTCTCAGCCACGGTGTGGCTGCCGCGCTTCAGCGTGCGGAGCACCTACAGTAAAAGGCAATCTGACGCATCCGGTGTTTTCCGGGTCGATCGATCGCCGCTCACGCTAAAATCCGGCGCTTGAAATCGCAAACTCGCACAATCAGGTCATCTCGATGAAAAAACGTAGTTCGGCACCGGCTCACTCGGTCGATATCAGCGAAGAATCCGGCGTTCGCTATTTGCACTTCGGCTCGGAATGGGTGCAAGGGGCAATGCGCGTCGCCCGGCCATGGTCGCTCGAATTGGCTTACACACGGGAGATGATGGCAGGTCTGCTACTCCGTCCGAACGGTCAGTGGCCGCGCAGCGCCTTGCTGATCGGCCTGGGGGCCGGCTCGTTGGCCAAGTTCATTTATCGCCACCTGCCCGATTGTCGTATCACCGCCGTCGAGATCAATCCGCAGGTCGAGATGATCGCCAGCCATTATTTCAAGCTGCCGGACGATCCGCTGCGTCTTGAAGTGGTGATCGGCTGCGGCGCCGACTACATGTTGAGCGGCAACCGTCAGTTCGATTACATCCTGGTCGACGGTTTCGACCCCGACGCACGCGCCGGCGTCCTCGACACCGAACCGTTCTACCAGGCATGTCGCAGCCGATTGAGCGACGATGGATTGCTGTGCGTCAATCTGCTCGGTCGAAACAAAGGTTTTGAAGCCAGCGTGGCACGAATCCGCCAGGCATTCGATGGCCGCACCGTGATTTTCCCCTCCTGCGACAGCGGCAACACCATTGCTTTTGCCACGTCGGGCAAGCACGTCGAGGTCTCGCTGGACGACATGCGGGCACGGGCAACGCAGTTCAAGAAGGATCTGAAACTGGATTTGCTGCCGACGATTACCCGTTTGCAGTTGAGCAATGCTTTCCCTGAAGGAAAACTGCAGATCTAGGTCGTCGACCGTCGCTTGATTAAGCTGCAAATCAGGCTATAAATAAAGCATCCCCTGCCTTGAAAAAAACATCGGGGCGGACAGAACAAAACTGATGAAGCAGCAGTCTATCAATCTGGATTTCTTGTTTGAACACAGGAGGAGACCATGCTTTCCATGCAAGATGTTCTTGATTATTGCGACCTTGATCGCGGCGAAATCGAAGCCATTGCCGAACACCAGCACATCCCGATGACGATCGCTGCAGAGATGGGAGAGCTTCTGCTGTGCTCACCGGAGGGCGTCTATCAACTGCATGCGATGATCATCGAAAACATGCAGCACGCGCTTCAGGAGGGACATTTCGAGCACGTCAAGGATCTGGCCCAGACCTACCAGCACTTGCAGCGGACGCACCCCATTCCCCTGCACTGAAATCTGCAAAATCAAACAAAAACAAGCGTCGACCGCAACATTGCATTGCCATCGACGCTTGCTTCTTTACCGGTCAGGGAAGTGCGGCCGGGGTGACCAGCCAGCACATCACGTTGCGTCAAGAATTGCGATTTTGTCCGTAACCGTGTTCGACCGCATACAGCGCAACCTGAACGCGGCTGGTCATGTTCAGCTTCTTGAAAATATTCTGTACGTGAATCTTGACCGTGCTCTCAGCCAGATCGAGCGTGCGGGCAATTTCCTTGTTGCTATCCCCTTGCGCCAGACAAATCAGGATATCGCGCTCACGCGGTGAAAACTTGTCCCGCTCGGGCAAGGCCGGTGCCTGTTTCGGCTGGTTGCGTACGCCCTGAATCAGCTTCGCGGTCATTTGTGGCGAAACGATCGAATCCCCCTGCGCCGCCCGGCGAATGGCATCGACCAGCGTATCGGTTTCGATGTTTTTCAGCAGGTAGCCGCTCGCGCCGGCGCGCAAGGCCTCCATCAGGTCTTGCGCATCTTCCGACACCGTCAGCATGAGCACCCTGACTTCGGGATTTTCCTCGGTAATCACCTTGACGGCTTCGAGTCCGGAAACCCCTGGCATGTGCAAATCGAGCAGGACCACATCCGGCTTCAGCGAACGAGCCCGCTTGATGCCTTCGAGGCCGTCCCCGGCTTCATCGACAACAACAAAATCCTCATTGCGTTGCAGCAGGGACTTGATGCCACTGCGAAACAGCGTGTGGTCGTCGACCAGTAGTACATGTATTTTTTCGTTCATTTTCAGGTCGCTCCCATAGTTTCCCGAGGCAAGTTCAGCGTAACACGGGTGCCTCTCCCGATTTCGGAGTCGACGCGACACTCGCCGCCAACCCGGTGAGCGCGTTCGCGCATGATTTTCAAACCGACATGACGATCAGACAGCACATTCGGCTCGTTGACCGTATCAAATCCAACACCATCATCCTTGACCTCGACTGTCAGGCGCCCCTGGTCTCGATGAAGCATGACATTAACATTTGACGCACGGGCATGCTTGCGGATATTCGAAAGTGATTCCTGAACAATGTGCATGATCTGGACTTCATCTGTCGAGCCAAACGGCGAGCCGCTGCCAATACGCTCGAAGGCTGTATTGATACCGGTTTGTCCTTCAAATTTTTCCAGCGCCGCCTGAATCGCAGAATCGAGGTCCGACTGGTGCACACGTGTCCGGAAGTGGACCAGCAACTCGCGCACATCGTCGTAGCTTTCCTGCACCCCCTCGCGGAGTTGCCCGGCTGTTTGCATCGCCTCATCCAGTCGCCCCTTGCGCAGGGAGTCCTGGAGCAATTGAACCTGGATATTGAGGAATGCCAGGCCCTGGGCAATCGAGTCGTGCAACTCCTGGGCCAGAAGATTACGTTCCTCGGAGACAGCCAGTTCCCGCTCGCGGGACATCAGGCGCTGGTTTTCGATCGCAACCCCGAGATGTTGCCCCAGGGTTTCCAGCAAATAGATATCGCGCTCGGAAAGAGCCTGGGGACGGCGGAAATACAGGTTATACACCCCCAGGCGCTGCTTGTTGTAGAGGATGGTGAATGCAGTTGCCGTTGCAAAACCTTCACGAATGCAACTCCGCAGCTTCATTCCCGGTGGCGGATTTGCCGTCTGGAAAGTCGCTGTAATCCCGGTCTGAATGACCTCGCCACAAAGACATTCACCACAATTCAGCTCAGCCTCAATGGCTACGAACTGGTCTGACAAGCCCTCATGTGCCATCAGGTGAAGGGTTTCTCTATCCGCCTCATAGAGCCGGACAGCACCGCCATCGGCCCCCAGAGCCGTCTTGATCCGATCTAGGAATCCCTGGCAAATATTTTCCAGGTTGGCTGGCTGGGTCAGGAAGGCAGTTTCCTCATAAAGAATCCTCAATTCGCGATTACGCTGGGCCAGGCTTCGCGTTTCTGCCTCGACTCGCTCCTCCAGCGTGCCATAAGCATTTTGTAGATGCTCCGCCATTTGATTGAAGCCTTGTGCCAAACGCCCCAACTCATCATTCGAGTTGCCCGGCAAACGTACGGAAAGGTCATTGCTCGTCATCCGCCGCAT
It encodes:
- a CDS encoding response regulator, with product MNEKIHVLLVDDHTLFRSGIKSLLQRNEDFVVVDEAGDGLEGIKRARSLKPDVVLLDLHMPGVSGLEAVKVITEENPEVRVLMLTVSEDAQDLMEALRAGASGYLLKNIETDTLVDAIRRAAQGDSIVSPQMTAKLIQGVRNQPKQAPALPERDKFSPRERDILICLAQGDSNKEIARTLDLAESTVKIHVQNIFKKLNMTSRVQVALYAVEHGYGQNRNS
- a CDS encoding type IV pili methyl-accepting chemotaxis transducer N-terminal domain-containing protein, which produces MFANPGKLSKKIVGMLIAFFMVAMTAIGLTLLISWQLEGVAAAINDAGSLRMRTYRIGHLMARGVEQKMTTQDLSTILSGELDQFDKVLRDLQLGDPVRPLSPPRNAQVQDQVSIVSQAWGAKVRPLVLNYLSADLKQRDAALDRFDDEIEDFVSSINELVLSMEWSYAHDTNLLRTVQAALVFLAIIGTGILIRFFIRLVITPIGILLVGMRRMTSNDLSVRLPGNSNDELGRLAQGFNQMAEHLQNAYGTLEERVEAETRSLAQRNRELRILYEETAFLTQPANLENICQGFLDRIKTALGADGGAVRLYEADRETLHLMAHEGLSDQFVAIEAELNCGECLCGEVIQTGITATFQTANPPPGMKLRSCIREGFATATAFTILYNKQRLGVYNLYFRRPQALSERDIYLLETLGQHLGVAIENQRLMSRERELAVSEERNLLAQELHDSIAQGLAFLNIQVQLLQDSLRKGRLDEAMQTAGQLREGVQESYDDVRELLVHFRTRVHQSDLDSAIQAALEKFEGQTGINTAFERIGSGSPFGSTDEVQIMHIVQESLSNIRKHARASNVNVMLHRDQGRLTVEVKDDGVGFDTVNEPNVLSDRHVGLKIMRERAHRVGGECRVDSEIGRGTRVTLNLPRETMGAT
- a CDS encoding spermidine synthase — its product is MKKRSSAPAHSVDISEESGVRYLHFGSEWVQGAMRVARPWSLELAYTREMMAGLLLRPNGQWPRSALLIGLGAGSLAKFIYRHLPDCRITAVEINPQVEMIASHYFKLPDDPLRLEVVIGCGADYMLSGNRQFDYILVDGFDPDARAGVLDTEPFYQACRSRLSDDGLLCVNLLGRNKGFEASVARIRQAFDGRTVIFPSCDSGNTIAFATSGKHVEVSLDDMRARATQFKKDLKLDLLPTITRLQLSNAFPEGKLQI